The Clostridium septicum genome contains a region encoding:
- the rpmB gene encoding 50S ribosomal protein L28: MARRCEVCNKGVVSGTQYSHSHRQSKRTWAPNIKRVKALVNGTPKTVHVCTRCLRSGKVQRAI, encoded by the coding sequence GTGGCAAGAAGATGCGAAGTTTGTAACAAGGGTGTAGTATCAGGAACTCAATACTCCCACTCACATCGTCAATCAAAGAGAACTTGGGCTCCTAACATAAAGAGAGTAAAGGCTTTAGTTAATGGAACACCAAAAACAGTTCATGTATGTACAAGATGCCTTAGATCTGGTAAGGTTCAAAGAGCAATATAA
- a CDS encoding thiamine diphosphokinase translates to MKAVIVSGGKAPSEKILKNAIKNASIIIGADKGCEVLLKNNITPSYILGDFDSASKETILKFENLGVPKTKFKEEKDFTDTTSAFNLAIDKGCTEILLLGATGTRYDHVLGNIGLLLKAIKLDIKAEIIDDNNRIYLINKNCTLYGNYGDTISFQAYSKKVIGLTIKGSKYNLYNYDLEIGDSLTVSNEFLDSPIEISFKNGPLMVLYTND, encoded by the coding sequence ATGAAAGCTGTTATTGTTTCAGGGGGAAAAGCACCTTCAGAGAAGATTTTAAAAAACGCAATAAAAAATGCTTCTATTATTATAGGAGCAGATAAAGGTTGTGAAGTACTTTTAAAAAATAATATAACTCCAAGTTATATATTAGGTGATTTTGACTCAGCTTCAAAAGAAACAATTTTAAAATTTGAAAACCTTGGTGTTCCCAAAACCAAATTTAAAGAAGAAAAAGATTTTACAGATACAACTAGTGCCTTTAATTTAGCAATAGATAAAGGTTGTACAGAAATATTGCTTCTAGGAGCTACAGGAACTAGATATGATCATGTATTAGGTAACATAGGCCTTTTATTAAAAGCTATTAAATTAGATATAAAAGCAGAAATAATAGATGATAATAATAGAATATATCTAATTAATAAAAATTGTACTCTTTATGGAAATTATGGAGATACAATATCATTTCAAGCTTACTCAAAAAAAGTAATTGGACTTACTATAAAAGGATCTAAATATAATTTATATAATTATGATTTAGAGATAGGAGATTCTTTAACTGTATCTAACGAATTTTTAGATAGTCCTATTGAAATTAGTTTTAAAAATGGTCCATTAATGGTTTTATATACAAATGATTAA
- the rpe gene encoding ribulose-phosphate 3-epimerase: MVRIAPSILSADFSKLGEEIQSIDKAGAEVIHIDVMDGSFVPNISLGLPVIKSIRNKTSKIFDVHLMIDNPANFIDAFVEAGADIITIHYEADRHIDRAIQYIKSKGVKAGVAINPGTPTTVLKDIIGNLDMVLIMSVNPGFGGQKFIPYALDKIREVKEMSKISNNDLLIEVDGGVDKTNAKALIEAGANVLVAGSAVFGNGKYEENIKALRG, translated from the coding sequence ATGGTAAGGATAGCACCTTCAATTTTATCAGCAGATTTTTCAAAATTAGGAGAAGAAATACAAAGTATAGACAAGGCAGGGGCAGAGGTAATTCACATAGATGTAATGGATGGTTCATTCGTTCCTAATATATCATTAGGATTACCAGTTATAAAATCAATAAGAAATAAAACAAGTAAAATATTTGATGTACATTTAATGATAGATAATCCTGCAAATTTTATAGATGCTTTTGTAGAAGCGGGAGCAGATATAATAACAATTCACTATGAAGCAGACAGACATATAGATAGAGCAATTCAATATATTAAATCAAAGGGAGTTAAGGCAGGAGTTGCTATAAATCCTGGTACGCCTACAACTGTTTTAAAGGATATAATAGGCAATTTAGATATGGTTCTTATTATGTCAGTAAATCCAGGTTTTGGAGGGCAAAAATTTATTCCATATGCTTTAGATAAAATCAGAGAAGTAAAGGAAATGAGTAAAATTTCTAATAATGATTTATTAATTGAAGTTGATGGCGGTGTAGACAAGACAAATGCAAAGGCGTTGATAGAAGCAGGAGCTAATGTTTTAGTTGCCGGTTCAGCTGTTTTTGGTAATGGGAAATATGAAGAGAATATAAAAGCGCTAAGAGGATAA
- the rsgA gene encoding ribosome small subunit-dependent GTPase A translates to MKGKIIKGIGGFYYIKTEKGLIECKARGKFRHRDMKPIVGDNVIINVENGKGVIEDILERSSELIRPTIANVTQAFVVFAIKNPDINFDLLNRFLILCEHNNIKSIVCLNKVDLVSNEEREEIRKKINDIGYEVLYINAKKGEGIESLKEKLRGNETVLCGPSGAGKSTLINKLINRDHMETGKVSDKIGRGKHTTRHSELIEISDGYLVDTPGFSTLEVNFIDKEELRYCFPEFEEYNHNCKFRGCLHNKEPKCSVKQAVQEGKINEYRYKFYIRTLEEIMDGRNNKW, encoded by the coding sequence ATGAAAGGAAAAATAATTAAGGGAATAGGTGGATTTTATTACATTAAAACCGAAAAGGGGCTTATAGAATGTAAAGCAAGAGGTAAATTTAGACATAGAGATATGAAGCCCATCGTTGGAGATAATGTTATTATAAATGTTGAAAATGGTAAAGGAGTTATAGAAGATATATTAGAAAGATCTTCAGAACTTATAAGGCCTACTATAGCAAATGTCACTCAAGCCTTTGTTGTTTTTGCAATTAAGAACCCAGATATTAATTTTGATCTTTTAAATAGATTTTTAATTCTTTGTGAACATAATAACATAAAATCAATAGTTTGTTTAAATAAAGTGGATTTAGTATCAAATGAAGAAAGAGAAGAAATAAGGAAAAAAATTAATGATATAGGTTATGAAGTATTATATATAAATGCAAAAAAAGGCGAAGGAATAGAGAGTCTTAAAGAAAAACTTAGGGGAAATGAAACAGTTTTATGTGGTCCATCAGGAGCAGGAAAATCTACACTAATAAATAAACTAATAAATAGAGATCATATGGAAACAGGAAAAGTTTCAGATAAAATAGGAAGAGGTAAGCATACAACTAGACATAGTGAGCTTATAGAGATATCTGATGGTTATTTAGTTGATACACCAGGTTTTTCAACTTTAGAAGTAAATTTTATTGATAAGGAAGAACTTAGATATTGTTTTCCGGAGTTTGAAGAATATAATCATAATTGTAAATTTAGAGGATGTCTTCATAACAAAGAACCTAAATGTTCAGTTAAACAAGCTGTTCAAGAGGGGAAAATTAATGAATATAGATATAAGTTTTATATTAGAACTTTAGAAGAAATAATGGATGGGAGGAATAATAAATGGTAA
- the pknB gene encoding Stk1 family PASTA domain-containing Ser/Thr kinase — MIGMILGDRYELLEKVGEGGMSEVFKAKCNKLNRFVAVKILKKEFSNNEEISEKFKREATAIANLSDTNIVNVLDVGSQNDINYIVMEYINGKTLKDVIQYSGKLSYSTAIKIGLQIAKALECAHKNNIIHRDIKPQNILVTEGGEIKVTDFGIAKSTDSSTITNTTSIIGSAHYLSPEQAKGTYIDFRTDLYSLGIVLYEMVTGKLPFEGESPVTVALKHLQEEPVSPKSLNPAIPDSLNKLILKAMEKTPIKRYQSAKEVIQDLQKIQQNPDVIIGEKALNDNQHTIVMTPIISNDDKTKQMSSLKDEYYDDDYDDDYEEYEEEDDDDDGFFKKKNKKEPKLKKNNNSKKIVLILLSIVALLGIGMGAFMLSKGFANQDVTIPNIEGKKVEDAKKELEKIGLEIEEVGVEKSDKPEGTIINVDPKVGTSIKKKSKVKVIVSGGEEKFKMPDFRDYEVTNIKQYLDLQGFTNYTITEQFSDNVEKGYFISQNPSAKTEIKKDTKIDIVISKGEEVKLVKVPNVLGEAEDEAKSSLENLKLKVSVEYKTTNKKEEHGKVLSQTIVNSKVEEGTSVTIVVGKYEEKEINIIELGIYVNMPISEAKTLLENKGIKYVISGEGDLIADFTKSIKEGGTVTLTTNKKQTIPPDNNTGGEDKPQENQVNNRR, encoded by the coding sequence ATGATAGGGATGATATTAGGAGATAGATATGAACTTCTTGAAAAAGTTGGCGAAGGTGGAATGTCAGAGGTTTTTAAGGCTAAATGCAATAAGTTAAATAGATTTGTTGCAGTTAAAATACTTAAAAAAGAGTTTTCTAATAATGAAGAAATATCAGAAAAATTTAAAAGGGAGGCAACTGCCATTGCCAATTTATCAGACACTAATATAGTTAATGTTTTAGATGTTGGCAGTCAAAATGATATTAATTATATTGTTATGGAGTATATAAATGGTAAAACATTAAAGGATGTTATTCAGTATAGTGGAAAGCTTAGTTATAGTACAGCTATAAAAATAGGACTTCAAATAGCTAAGGCGTTAGAGTGTGCTCATAAAAATAATATTATTCATAGAGATATAAAACCACAAAATATATTAGTAACAGAAGGTGGAGAAATAAAGGTTACAGATTTTGGAATTGCCAAATCTACTGATTCATCAACAATAACAAATACAACAAGCATAATAGGATCAGCTCATTATTTATCACCAGAGCAAGCTAAAGGTACTTATATTGATTTTAGAACGGATTTATATTCATTAGGAATAGTTTTATATGAGATGGTTACAGGAAAACTTCCTTTTGAGGGGGAATCCCCAGTTACAGTAGCTCTTAAGCACTTACAAGAAGAACCTGTATCACCTAAAAGTTTAAATCCAGCTATTCCGGATAGTTTAAATAAGCTTATATTAAAGGCTATGGAAAAAACTCCTATAAAAAGATATCAAAGTGCAAAAGAAGTTATACAAGATCTTCAAAAAATACAACAAAATCCAGATGTTATTATTGGAGAAAAAGCTTTAAATGATAATCAACATACAATCGTAATGACACCAATTATATCAAATGATGATAAAACAAAACAAATGTCAAGTTTAAAAGATGAATATTATGATGATGACTATGATGATGACTACGAAGAGTATGAAGAAGAAGATGATGATGATGATGGATTTTTTAAGAAGAAGAACAAAAAAGAACCTAAACTCAAAAAGAATAATAATTCAAAAAAGATAGTTTTAATATTATTAAGTATAGTAGCTTTACTTGGAATAGGAATGGGAGCATTTATGTTATCTAAAGGTTTTGCCAATCAAGATGTAACAATTCCTAATATAGAAGGTAAGAAGGTTGAAGATGCTAAAAAAGAACTTGAGAAAATTGGATTAGAAATTGAAGAAGTAGGAGTTGAAAAAAGTGACAAACCTGAAGGAACAATAATTAATGTTGATCCAAAGGTTGGAACTTCCATTAAAAAGAAATCAAAGGTTAAAGTTATTGTATCAGGTGGAGAAGAAAAATTTAAAATGCCTGATTTTAGAGATTATGAAGTTACAAATATAAAACAATATTTAGATTTACAAGGCTTTACTAATTATACTATAACAGAACAATTTAGCGATAATGTAGAAAAAGGATATTTTATAAGTCAAAATCCATCTGCTAAAACAGAGATAAAAAAAGATACTAAAATAGATATAGTTATAAGTAAAGGTGAGGAAGTAAAACTTGTTAAAGTTCCAAATGTTCTAGGAGAGGCTGAAGATGAAGCAAAATCATCTTTAGAAAATCTTAAATTAAAAGTATCAGTAGAGTATAAAACTACAAATAAAAAAGAAGAACATGGAAAAGTACTTTCACAAACAATAGTAAATAGTAAGGTAGAAGAAGGAACTTCAGTTACTATTGTAGTTGGAAAATATGAAGAAAAAGAAATTAATATTATTGAATTGGGTATATATGTAAATATGCCAATAAGTGAAGCTAAAACACTTCTTGAAAATAAGGGTATAAAATATGTAATTTCAGGAGAAGGCGATTTAATAGCTGACTTTACAAAAAGTATAAAAGAAGGTGGAACAGTTACATTAACTACTAACAAGAAACAAACTATTCCTCCAGATAATAATACTGGAGGAGAAGATAAACCACAAGAAAATCAAGTTAATAATCGCCGTTAA
- a CDS encoding Stp1/IreP family PP2C-type Ser/Thr phosphatase: MVGIKSDVGNVRKLNEDYALYKEGDKYKIFVVADGMGGHNAGEVASEMASRKVIEFIESNFNYENRYNILKDAVEYANLKVYEFSHGEAEYRGMGTTLTACLVTKEFIQVANVGDSSCYGIKGEKLKKITRDHSLVQELLDFGSITEEEAEKHPQRNIITRAIGTKEWVEVDIFKINPDEYDLFLLCSDGLSNEVKGNDVLSILSEYSDLNKICDILVDLAKSRGGRDNITVLLFEGEV; this comes from the coding sequence ATGGTTGGTATAAAAAGTGATGTTGGCAATGTTAGAAAATTAAATGAGGATTACGCACTATATAAAGAAGGGGATAAGTATAAGATTTTCGTGGTAGCAGACGGGATGGGCGGTCACAATGCCGGTGAAGTGGCAAGTGAGATGGCATCAAGAAAAGTTATAGAGTTTATTGAAAGTAATTTTAACTATGAAAATAGATATAATATATTAAAAGATGCTGTAGAGTATGCAAACCTTAAAGTTTACGAGTTTTCACATGGAGAAGCAGAATACAGAGGCATGGGAACAACTTTAACAGCATGTTTGGTAACTAAGGAGTTTATTCAAGTTGCAAATGTTGGAGATAGTTCTTGTTATGGAATAAAAGGTGAGAAATTAAAAAAAATAACTAGAGATCACTCATTAGTACAAGAACTGTTGGATTTTGGAAGTATTACTGAAGAGGAAGCAGAAAAGCACCCGCAAAGAAATATAATTACAAGAGCCATAGGTACTAAAGAGTGGGTTGAAGTAGATATATTTAAAATTAACCCAGATGAGTATGATCTATTTCTATTGTGTTCAGATGGTTTAAGTAATGAAGTAAAAGGAAATGATGTGTTATCAATTTTAAGCGAATACTCAGATTTAAATAAAATTTGTGATATTTTAGTAGATTTGGCTAAATCAAGGGGCGGAAGAGATAACATTACAGTACTATTATTTGAAGGAGAGGTGTAG
- the rlmN gene encoding 23S rRNA (adenine(2503)-C(2))-methyltransferase RlmN: MKNILDYTLEELSIWMKENNENAFRAKQVISWLYKEVWDFSDMRNISKTLQDKLTSNFYIGIPKIVDMFESKIDDTKKLLLVFKDGNIIESVIMKYKHGYSICISTQVGCRMGCKFCASTLDGRVRDLTAGEILSQIMVAQKIIGERISNVVLMGSGEPLDNYENVLKFLELVNAEYGLNIGQRHITLSTCGLVPKIYDLADRKSSITLAISLHAFSDEKRREIMPIANKYSIKEILEACKYYIDKTGRRITFEYSLVSGVNDGLEDAKSLAKLLKGLLCHVNLIPVNEIKENTLKRPSKKTIINFEEILKNNGIEVTVRREMGSDINAACGQLRRKFLETQI; encoded by the coding sequence ATGAAAAATATATTAGATTATACTTTAGAAGAGCTTAGTATTTGGATGAAAGAAAATAATGAAAATGCTTTTAGAGCAAAGCAAGTTATTTCTTGGTTGTATAAAGAAGTTTGGGACTTTTCGGATATGAGAAATATTTCCAAAACTCTTCAAGATAAGTTAACTAGTAATTTTTATATTGGAATTCCTAAGATAGTAGATATGTTTGAATCTAAAATAGATGATACTAAAAAGCTCTTACTTGTCTTTAAAGATGGAAATATTATTGAAAGTGTAATTATGAAATATAAACATGGTTATTCTATATGTATTTCAACACAAGTTGGGTGCAGGATGGGTTGTAAATTCTGCGCTTCAACCCTTGATGGAAGAGTAAGGGATTTAACTGCAGGAGAAATATTATCTCAGATAATGGTTGCACAAAAGATTATAGGAGAAAGAATTTCAAATGTAGTATTAATGGGAAGTGGTGAACCATTAGATAATTATGAAAATGTACTTAAATTCTTAGAGTTAGTGAATGCTGAGTATGGATTAAATATTGGACAAAGACATATTACACTTTCAACTTGTGGATTAGTACCGAAAATATATGATCTTGCTGATAGAAAATCAAGCATAACTTTAGCAATTTCTCTTCATGCATTTAGTGATGAAAAAAGAAGAGAAATTATGCCAATAGCAAATAAATATTCCATTAAAGAGATATTGGAAGCTTGCAAATATTACATAGACAAAACTGGAAGGAGAATAACTTTTGAATACTCATTAGTTTCAGGAGTTAATGATGGGTTAGAAGATGCGAAATCTTTAGCTAAACTCTTAAAAGGATTATTATGTCATGTAAATCTTATTCCAGTTAATGAAATAAAGGAAAATACTTTAAAAAGACCTTCTAAAAAGACTATTATAAATTTTGAAGAAATCTTAAAAAATAATGGAATTGAAGTTACAGTAAGAAGAGAAATGGGAAGCGATATTAATGCAGCTTGTGGTCAATTAAGACGTAAGTTTTTAGAAACCCAAATATAA
- the rsmB gene encoding 16S rRNA (cytosine(967)-C(5))-methyltransferase RsmB encodes MNIRKLARQIVQRVLEEGAYSNIVLSKELNNNEISDLDKGLITEIVYGTLRRKKTLDVIIGNFVKDIKLMDETVLNILRVAIYQIHFLDKIPEYAACNEAVEEAKEVSLEASKLVNGILRNYIKDEKDLVVPGNRIDELAYKFSLQPWMIRLFIKQYGEERTLKLMAGLNETPKVTVRVNSVKADYDEVYEKLEAMEYNIEEGYACPEAIEIIGGKGLESNELFRDGLITVQDESAMLVAPILDIKEGDLVLDLCAAPGGKTTHIAELLNNTGEVLAFDLHENKLSLIEENAKRLGLTNIKCKSMDASKLDVKYVSSSDKVLIDVPCSGLGIIRKKPEIKWNKTRQQLKDLVPIQREIMENAWQYLKPNGTLVYSTCTLNKEENEENIQWFLSKHKDAKVEKIFIGNNSNFIYNQDGTLTILPNEHMDGFYIAKIQKTM; translated from the coding sequence ATGAATATTAGAAAACTAGCAAGACAAATAGTTCAAAGAGTTTTAGAAGAAGGAGCATATTCAAATATAGTCCTTTCAAAAGAACTTAATAATAATGAAATATCAGATTTAGATAAAGGATTAATAACAGAAATAGTATATGGAACTTTAAGAAGAAAGAAAACTTTAGATGTTATAATTGGAAACTTCGTAAAAGATATTAAACTTATGGATGAAACTGTATTAAATATATTAAGGGTTGCAATTTACCAAATACATTTTCTAGATAAGATACCAGAATATGCAGCTTGTAATGAAGCAGTAGAAGAAGCTAAAGAGGTTTCTTTAGAAGCTTCAAAGCTTGTAAATGGAATTTTAAGAAATTATATAAAGGATGAAAAAGATTTAGTTGTACCTGGAAATAGAATAGATGAATTAGCATATAAATTTTCTCTTCAACCATGGATGATAAGACTATTTATTAAACAATATGGAGAAGAAAGAACATTAAAGCTTATGGCAGGATTAAATGAAACTCCTAAAGTAACAGTAAGAGTTAATAGTGTTAAAGCTGATTATGATGAAGTTTATGAGAAATTAGAAGCAATGGAATATAATATAGAAGAAGGATATGCTTGTCCAGAAGCTATTGAAATAATAGGTGGAAAAGGTTTAGAAAGTAATGAATTATTTAGAGATGGTTTAATAACTGTTCAAGATGAAAGCGCTATGCTTGTAGCTCCTATTTTAGATATTAAAGAAGGAGATTTAGTTTTAGACCTTTGTGCAGCACCAGGTGGAAAAACTACACATATTGCAGAACTTTTAAATAATACAGGAGAAGTTTTAGCTTTTGATTTACATGAAAATAAATTATCTTTAATAGAGGAAAATGCAAAAAGATTAGGATTAACAAATATAAAATGTAAAAGCATGGATGCATCTAAATTAGATGTTAAATATGTATCATCATCAGATAAGGTTCTTATTGATGTTCCATGCTCAGGACTTGGAATTATAAGAAAGAAGCCAGAAATAAAATGGAATAAAACTAGACAACAATTAAAGGATCTAGTACCAATTCAAAGAGAAATAATGGAAAATGCATGGCAATATTTAAAGCCTAATGGAACTTTAGTATATTCAACATGTACATTAAATAAAGAAGAAAATGAAGAAAATATACAATGGTTTTTATCAAAGCATAAAGATGCAAAGGTAGAAAAAATATTTATAGGTAACAATAGTAATTTTATATATAATCAAGATGGAACATTAACAATATTACCAAATGAACATATGGATGGATTCTATATTGCTAAAATACAAAAAACAATGTAG
- a CDS encoding zinc metallopeptidase translates to MFYPGFYFDTTYLILIPAVIIAFWAQMKIDSTYKKYKDVRTVNGNTGSEIARNILDSAGLFDVRLERVNTNLGDHYDPTARVVRLSPEVYDGATIAAAGIAAHECGHAIQHQTSYKPLVLRTKIAPVVNIGSQLSIILFMIGIFFSSPMLAKIGIIFFGAAVIYQIVTLPVEFNASTRALSILKSRGFLYADEVKGAQKVLDAAAMTYVAATLMAISQLIRLIALNNRYNDN, encoded by the coding sequence ATGTTTTATCCAGGTTTTTATTTTGATACAACATATCTAATTTTAATTCCAGCAGTTATAATAGCATTTTGGGCTCAAATGAAAATAGATAGTACTTATAAAAAGTATAAAGATGTTAGAACTGTAAATGGAAATACTGGTAGTGAAATTGCAAGAAATATATTAGATTCTGCTGGACTTTTTGATGTAAGGTTAGAAAGAGTAAATACAAATTTAGGGGATCATTATGATCCAACGGCAAGAGTAGTTAGACTTTCTCCAGAAGTATATGATGGAGCTACTATTGCAGCAGCAGGTATAGCAGCACATGAATGTGGGCATGCAATTCAACATCAAACTAGTTATAAACCATTAGTTTTAAGAACTAAGATAGCACCTGTAGTTAATATAGGCAGTCAACTTTCAATAATCTTATTTATGATTGGAATATTTTTTAGTTCACCTATGTTAGCTAAAATAGGTATTATATTCTTTGGTGCAGCTGTTATATATCAAATAGTAACACTTCCAGTAGAATTTAATGCTTCAACTAGAGCCCTTTCTATTTTAAAAAGTCGAGGATTTTTATATGCCGATGAGGTAAAAGGAGCTCAAAAAGTATTAGATGCAGCAGCTATGACTTATGTTGCAGCTACATTAATGGCTATTTCTCAATTAATTAGGTTAATAGCTTTAAACAATAGATATAATGATAATTAA
- the fmt gene encoding methionyl-tRNA formyltransferase gives MKIVFMGTPDFSVPSLKKLIETYGVQSVFTQPDKPKGRGKKMTFSPVKEVALENNIPVYQPIKLKDDRECIEYLKELKPDFIIVVAFGQILTKEVLDIPRYGCINLHASLLPMYRGAAPLNWVIINGENKSGNTTMLMDVGLDTGDMLLKNEVDITEDMTAGELHDILMSTGADLLIDTIEGLVDGSIVPKKQEGETFYAKMLNKELGQINWNNSAKNINNLIRGLNPWPIAHTKYESQPMKIYSSSVLNENSSKTPGTILNVTKQGIKVATSDGVLLIRKVQFPNGKPLTIEQYINGNEIKENIILG, from the coding sequence ATGAAGATAGTATTTATGGGAACACCAGATTTTTCAGTTCCTTCTTTAAAAAAACTTATAGAGACTTATGGAGTGCAAAGTGTTTTTACTCAACCAGATAAACCAAAGGGTAGAGGAAAGAAAATGACCTTTTCACCAGTAAAGGAAGTTGCACTAGAAAATAATATACCAGTATATCAGCCTATAAAGCTTAAAGATGATAGAGAGTGTATAGAATATTTAAAAGAATTAAAACCAGATTTTATAATAGTTGTAGCTTTTGGTCAAATACTAACTAAAGAGGTTTTAGATATACCTAGATATGGATGTATAAATCTTCATGCATCATTATTACCTATGTATAGAGGTGCAGCACCTTTAAATTGGGTAATAATAAATGGAGAAAATAAGTCAGGGAATACAACTATGTTAATGGATGTAGGTCTTGATACAGGAGATATGCTTTTAAAAAATGAAGTAGATATTACGGAAGATATGACAGCTGGAGAACTTCATGATATATTAATGAGTACAGGTGCAGATCTTCTAATAGATACTATTGAAGGCTTAGTAGATGGATCTATAGTTCCTAAAAAGCAGGAAGGAGAAACTTTCTATGCTAAGATGTTAAATAAGGAGCTTGGACAAATAAACTGGAATAATTCAGCTAAAAATATCAATAATTTAATTAGAGGATTGAATCCATGGCCAATTGCGCATACTAAATATGAAAGCCAGCCTATGAAGATTTATAGTAGTAGTGTTTTAAATGAAAATAGCAGCAAAACTCCAGGAACTATATTAAATGTTACAAAACAGGGAATTAAAGTTGCTACTAGTGATGGGGTATTATTAATAAGAAAAGTACAGTTTCCAAATGGAAAGCCTTTAACTATAGAACAATATATAAATGGAAATGAAATTAAAGAAAATATTATTTTAGGATAA
- the def gene encoding peptide deformylase: MGIRNIRKNGDEVLRKKCKPVEKITNRTLQILDDMVDTMYEADGVGLAAPQIGILQKMFVIDVYDGEGVRVFINPEILEMSGSQTGEEGCLSIPGELGEVERANYVKVKALNEKGEEFTLEATELLARAIQHENDHLYGKLFIDNIK, from the coding sequence ATGGGAATTAGAAATATAAGAAAAAATGGAGACGAAGTTTTAAGAAAGAAATGTAAACCAGTTGAAAAAATAACAAATAGAACACTACAAATATTAGATGACATGGTAGATACAATGTATGAAGCAGATGGCGTTGGCCTTGCTGCACCTCAAATAGGAATACTTCAAAAGATGTTTGTAATTGATGTTTATGATGGAGAAGGCGTTAGAGTTTTTATAAATCCAGAAATATTAGAAATGAGTGGTTCTCAAACAGGAGAAGAAGGGTGTCTTAGTATTCCGGGTGAATTAGGAGAAGTAGAAAGAGCAAATTACGTTAAGGTAAAGGCTTTAAATGAAAAAGGAGAAGAATTTACTTTAGAAGCTACAGAACTTTTAGCAAGAGCTATTCAACATGAAAATGATCATTTATATGGAAAATTGTTTATAGATAATATTAAATAA